The sequence TCAAAGAACTACTTCTAATAAGTGATCACATTGGATAGTTTGGACTAAGACCCTGAGGGATCAGTTCAACCACTttcaaaataatagtaacaagtTTTATGCTTCTGTAATGAGAGCTCTAATCGTTTTACGGAGTTTTTTCAGTACATTAATCAATGAGCATGATTCAAAGTTGTGAATatacgtacctatgtattattagGTTATTTGACTTGCCGAGTCATTGGCCGAGTATTGGTTTTGGTGATGTTTCACATAGTAGATTATGTATAGATGGTTCGCTCCCAAGACATAATGTTTCCTCGTAACGCTGCGGAGGCGGACTGCTCCCGTGTCCGGAGCGCGGGACTGAAAATATATAACTATACGATCAAATCGTCAAGCTAtagacattataaaaaataaacacccaAAACTTGTTTAAGACTTTAGACTGTTAGTTCAACACGGTTACCTACCAATATTTCATGGTATGAACTGTGGTCCTAGTTTACCGTTCTCATTGTACTACAAAAACTGTTGCACATGTAGATGGGCAAGTTCTAaagatatacctattttttcaaattcatttatttattgcgaATATGGGTACATGGGAAGACCTTACAgctatataacaaaatatggaTTGACCATATGCTACCATAAGGCATGTAAAAACTTCATtacaatttaagttatttaaacaCTTCCTTTTGTAGCAGCTTGAGTTATAGGCATAGGTGAGAGTGTGTATAGATAGAGTCATCCTTCACACACAGCTGGTTTCGTCTGCCCACAATTAGTTCATTCGGTGAGTATCCACTCAAAAGCCCACTAAGTATTGCGCAAAAAAGTTAATTCTGCAATGCTTTTATTGCGTACCTACAGCTAATAATTATCCTATTTATACACACACTTattcaataggtatattaaataaacatatttataaaaattgatataattttcagATTTTCAGAATTCCTGGTTAggttttatttatcatattaatttcataatttaaatctatattaatattaacattatagaTATATACAAATTCATCTAAATTGAGTCTCCACTCTCCTAAACATAGGGGAAGGTACTAAAATGTTTATATCTCATCGTGAATAACATCATCATGGAGCAAcgaattaatcaaattaatttaataaaagtgttACTCTAAGGTCACTTGTCtggttatttattataacaacacTGCCTAACGCTACACcctgttttatttacctaacgAGTAGGTACTGCATATTTTCACTTTGTTTCTATTGTTCCACGTAAACAGCATAAAGTCCTTTCCACACAAACGCTGTAGTTACAAGGTGTAATAACGATAAGCCGTTTGGAAGTTGcaattgtttattgaataactttcacataaaatcttaaataataaaataatagtgtatTTTTCTCTACAGTAAATAGTATTCAAATATTCAATATGTATGGGGCCTTACTAATGTCGAATTAAGAACAGTTTTTTGCCCCGCCCCGACGAATTACCCATTTCCTTTCTGTCAATACCGAAAATGTGCAAGACATAATATATCTCTCGCAATTATACTCCGTacttgtttgttaaaaaaattgcttataGTTAATCGTTTTCAAGTACTTAAACTCTGTTCAGCTGTCTTAATTATAACGTTAATCGTAAAACTCGTAGccaaacaaaacaagaaaacagACTCAGCCAGATAGAACACATGAGCTTACACTCACAAAACTGGCATTTGAAATCTACCTACTATCGCTAGCATTGTCTTTATCATGCATTTGTCTTTACATGTACTTGCCTACAAGAAACTTCTACTAATATCAAAGTTTTCAGAACTGAATTCAGGAACCGAGCTTCATACAAGTGGCTTTCCTTACCCGGTCGCGCTGCGTGTGCTCCCGCGGCGGCGCATTGCGCAAGCGCGGCTGCGCGCGAGTATATagcgcggcggcgagcgctcgGCAGCACAGACGCAGCAACAAGCAAGTCAACATGAAAGCCTTCGTGAGTAGAGTGTGTGCGTGTGGTGCGCAGTGTGCGGTGCAGTGCTCAGCATGTAACTCTGTTCCAGATCGTCCTGTGCGCGCTGGTGGCGGTGGCGGCGAGCGCCGCGGTGCGCGAGAAGCGCGGCTACAGCAGCGGCTGGAGCGGCTCCCTGGGCGGCTACTCCGGCGGCCTGTCCGGCGGCTACTCCGGCGGCCTCTCCGGCGGCTACTCCGGTGGCTACTCCGCGCCCGCTGCCCAGGTGGTCGCCGTCAACAAGGTGGTGAACGTGCAGCGCGAGGTCACCGTGCCGCAGGTGGTCAACGTGCGCAAGATCGTCTCCGTGCCGCAGGTGGTCACCGTCAAGCAGGTCGTGCCCGTCTCCGGCGGGTACGGCGGCTCCCTCGGCGGCGGCTACTCCTCCGGCTCCATCGGCTACTCCTCGGGCTACTCCTCCGGCGGCATCTCCTCCGGCGGACACGGCGGCTCCGGCTGGTGGTGAACACTCTAGTCACCGACTCTCTAGTTAATGtacaaactgtaaataaaatatatttaactttataaaacgtttttttatgaaaactaaGTACACACCTACGTCCTTATGACGACAGATATTTGCGCTTAATGCAGATACAGGAAGCCGTTCCATTATGTGGGCATAGCAATTAGAAATTGAAAAGAATTAACattacaatttcaaaaattCACTAGCAATGATAAAAAAGTGAGCAAAAAGAGAACATAACACCATTTTGTTTACTTATGAATATGGGTGACTCACATCAATTCACATTTACTTAAAAGACTCGTCAAACTAACAtaactgcaaatatttttgtcatttgtttGGCAACGCCCTCGTAGCAGTATGGcaacatattatataataattgtcTACTGATATGGAAAGGGCACTATTCTAATTCCATTACGtacagaattaatttaaaactgatGTCACAATTTCCTCTGAATGATTTGTCATCTCGTACCCCTTTATGAGATTTATATTctacaaataaattgtatcacacactcaaaattaaaatgcatacaTGCACATAGTAATACTTCTGACTGACTGCAATTTccgtataaattaaattattcattgatgttaaaaatatacaaccaAAATCAAattgagatatttttaattctctCTTTAGTTAAACAATCGGCGTGTATCATATACGACTCAttggacagggaagttattaaggTTCTGATGGAGGGAGGTCTGAATGtaacattcaataaaaaaggAAATGCGTAGGCATGCGTCGGCAGCCCAGGCCTGGTCTGTCCTACTCCGAGTAGCTAGGCAGCAGCCAGTGCCGCGCTCACTGCTAGACATTGGTCCACATGACGCGCGCATCACATTTCCAAACTGTAAGATACCCCCTTACTCACACCTCGCAACGTGTGATTGTGCACTACAAACTCTGTCATACGATACTACTAGTGTAACTTACGTTACATTGATGAACAAGGTACAAGGTTTGTCTGTTACTTTCAGCGCAATTACTTCAGTACAGATTGGAAATAACTTAGCTAGGAGGTAGAGCATGACGGATGCAAGCACTCGTAAGTTCGTCGCGAGTTGGTAGTTTATTGACAAACGTTTAAATTGATATATGACTCTGTGACTGTTAGAGACCAGCTTGCCGTTGTGGGATCGAGTCCTCGAGTGGATCACTGTCACTAAACTTCGTCAAGGTAGATATTGCCATTTTGTGAATGGTATTGGGCTCGTCTGATACGGACAGCCTGAACTGAGATAAAAGTTAACACGATTGCGGTAAAACGTGATGGGCGCTAGTTTACTACagctgtacctacttatatggcAATAATCGTCACGTTAAGTTGTCTGCCATCTAACAGGATTGCGGGCGGGTGCGACGCTTTCCTAAATAAAGCTATTGTTGCTGCAGGACAGGTTTGACGCGCCCTCTAAgctcgaaaaataaaaaaatgtcatGGTTTCCCAATTAATCATAATGCATGACTTATAAAGTATTTGCTTGTACACctgtattataattaatgtatgtatttaaacatttttgtatcGAAACTATATTGCATTAGATGCAAGAGCCTTCTCTATGCTGCGCGCACGCATTCGCGGATGCGCGCTTGGCAATTGTTATTAACCGACAGtttctttcactgttttatAAACGCAATGCCATCTATTTGCTCAAGAGCAAGCTCTAGCTGTTAATCGCAGGTCTATTTTGTTTGAACTATATCTCGCATAGTGAATGTAACTATGACTATAGATTACAAATCAAATCGGTCGGTCGAGCAGGAAATGTGCAAACGCTGTCTAGATTGGCTTGGAGCCTGATCTTGGCACACgcctacatatttataacaatgtCTTCTAGTTATGATGCAGCGGACTCCGAGCCATTCTCGGAGTTAGTTTAGTAATCGCAGAACGATCCACCGCCTGCTGTTACATATGTTGTGCCGAGCTTTACGTTCATAATGACAAGAACAACAACTCTGACACAAtatgaatacatatttaaacCGACATTAATCGGCGTGCGCTCCCAAGCCCCCGA is a genomic window of Helicoverpa armigera isolate CAAS_96S chromosome 16, ASM3070526v1, whole genome shotgun sequence containing:
- the LOC135117948 gene encoding chorion class B protein L11-like, producing the protein MKAFIVLCALVAVAASAAVREKRGYSSGWSGSLGGYSGGLSGGYSGGLSGGYSGGYSAPAAQVVAVNKVVNVQREVTVPQVVNVRKIVSVPQVVTVKQVVPVSGGYGGSLGGGYSSGSIGYSSGYSSGGISSGGHGGSGWW